The genomic window ttgtctctTGAATCCTCTGAGGAAGCGTGATTTTCTGGTCAATATGATCttgaaaattacttttttttaaatgattaattgTAGATGATTGATTTATGCTTTGTTTGTCTCCTGAATGCTTGGAGGAACAATAATTTTGTGGAAGATGAGACTTGATTTAGCTTTATTGGGTGATGTCAATGTTGTGATTCCTTTTTTGTCTATTTCATGGATAAATTCATGGATTTAAGTGAATTTTATGATTGGTGTTTCCAAGGTGAATTGAAGAGGCATCTTTCTCAAGTGGTTGGATTGGAGCCTGAGGAACAAAGACTGTTGTTTAGggggaaagaaaaagacaatgaaGAACGCATGCACATGGCCGGCGTTAAGGACATGTCAAAGCTGGTCCTTTTAGAGGACCCGGCGAGCAGGGAGCGGAAGCTTGAcgagatgaagaagaatgaaagaaTTGCTCGGGCATGCGAGGCTGTTGTCCAGATCAGGTCGGAGGTGGATAAACATGTCGAGAAGGTGTGCCATTGTTTGGCATTCTAATGCATTATATTCGAGTTTTGTTCTGAAAGTGACATGTGTTTGTGCCAGGTTTCTGGTTTGCAAGCTTCTGTTTATGCAGGTAAGAAGGTCGAGGAGAAAGAGTTTCTTGTTTTGACTGAACTGCTCATGGTGCAATTGCTGAAGTTGGATGGTGTAGAGGCCGAGGGAGAAGCAAAGGTGCAGAGAAAAATCGAggtatctttttatattatgttgTTATCCCTCGAGATAAacgtaaattttctttttaagcaTTAGTTATACACAAGTAGAATTAGTTTATGTCGATTGACTCACATAACTTTCTTATGGTTaagtttttctttgaatttggctacttaattgatttttaactGTTAAGTAATGACTCGATTGCAAGTCGGAACAAAGAACATGCCCTTGTTTGAGATATTGAGATATCAACACTGTTGGCAAATAATTATACCTTCTTTTGTGctattgtttgattgaaaactagaaattttatttgtatGCCAATTTTTCTATTTGATAATATGTTGACATTCTTATCACAGGGTAAGGTTGATTCCACTGAATTGAATTGCTGAACTGATTTGTATGGTTTAAAAAGTTTCTTCTGTATATGATTTGGATGGACATATATATGATGTGTAGTTGTCCGCTTATGTGAAAGTTACCGGCTTACCATACCATAGGTTTCCTTTTTCTCATCCATTGGCATTGATTTCATATATGATTATGTTTACTCTTAAGAATGTTTTGTCAAATAAATGCCGATCTCTTATAATGCCAACAAAAAGGCCTAACTCAACCGGAGGattgtttgttatatttatattcctTTTATCCACTTGCTAGTAAAAACCGATATTCTTGTAAGGTTAACACTTAAAAAAGTGATTTCAGAGAGAAATACCAAGGTTGCATGCTTCTGTAGATATAAATTATGAGGTCATTGACTCATTGTGCAGAAACAACAGGGAAAATATGAATTGTACCATTGAAGAACGATGATTTGATTACTAATGTCtcaagatgaaaaaaattaatgaagttTGGTGAAGCtaataaatattatagaaaGGGCTTGATGGAACATGATCTAGATCTATACTGGAGTGAAATAGTAATATCCTTCAAGTGTGATGCTGAATAtcattttaggttttttttcaaTAGGATTTCTACGAGAACTCTCATGAATGTTGTTTTCTgatattttataatgaaaactGAGGTTTGAAAGTTGAAGGATGAAATGCTCATAAAAGGTATAAACAGGCAACAAACTCGTTGCTCTTGTGTCAAGATGAATGTGAAAGTTCAATTTGCTTTATAATGGTATTAGGAATCCATTTTTCAGAAAAATTATCATAACGAAAAGGTTCCAAGCATTTTTTTTCGCTGATAATTCAGTTCTAATGATTTCGATATCTAATATCACTCGACTAATAATCTGGTCTCTATTGTATTAGAGAGAAATACAACAATAGAATATGTTTACAGTACTTTTTCCCTAAAATTTCAGGTTCGGCGTATACAGAGCTATGTAGAGATTCTTGATGCACTGAAGGCAAGAAACTCCAACCCTATCAACAGCAGCAAAACCGTGTCAGTATCAACACAGTGGGAAACATTCGACTCCGGATTTGGAAGCTTGACTGCACCTCCTCCAATGCCATCATCAACAAGGATGACCGAGGACTGGGAACAATTCGATTAATCCtctgaattttgattttttatttttttttggccttTTGCTGCTATATTATTTTACTTCCAAAACCCTAAAGATATAAAGAATAGGGATGACTTGTACACGACTTCATAGTTCTTGTATTCAACTGGTTCTTGTGAACTTCCTTAAAGAGCTTGATTCTCGAGGTCTCGATGAGAGGTGCCATTCGGCATACTGCTGTGTTCTGTTTCATGTGTATGTGTTGTTGAATAAGCTATTTCTCCATGAACTGCATCATCGCCGATTTGCAGCTCTTCTTCCGACATCCTCAAAGGTATAAAAAATCTAATGACAAGCAGGATGATGGATGTGGCCACAATGTTCCAACCCACAATGAAGCAGGCACCAACAAGCTGTTTCAGGAATTGAACACCGCCGGGTCCACCGTAGAAGGCTCCCTTGGAGTTAGTTACGGGTAGGAACATGCTTGAGAGATCAGGGTGTGCAAAGAGACCGGTCATTGCCCCGCCGAGGATTCCGGCAATGGCATGGGTGTGCAGGATGCCAAGAGTGTCATCAATTCTCTGTAGCAACTTTGACTTTTTGTTCAGGTACATCATTGTGTACCATGGTACACTACCAGAGACTATCCCCATCACAATGGCTGCCCAGCTCTGCACAAGACCTGAAAGAAATAGAGAACATAATGATGGTGAAGtgaatttagtttttttctctGCATTCAAACTAATGATGTTTACCTGCAGCAGGAGTTATACAAACAAGTCCGGTAATCATCCCGTTGATGGCTCCAATGAGTGATGGCTTGCCGAAGATGGCAACATCCCAGCAAGTCCAGATCAAGAGGCTGGTGGCAGCGCAGATATGGGTGTTCAGTACTGCAATAGATGAGTCAACGTTTGCTGAGAACGGATCACCGCCATTAAAACCTGTCCATCCCATCCATAAGATCCCGGCTCCGGCGAGCGTCAGAGGGATATTGTTCGGCTGGAAGTCTTCCCTGTCCTTCTTTTTATCCTCGGGCCAACCTACCGCCAATAACAAACAATCAGGATAAGTAAATCTTAGCAAGTTTTTAGTCTCCGAGAAGAGTTAGAAACTAAGCAAGTTACCCAATATGCTGCAGTGAATCCTGCTGCTCCAGAAGCTAAGTGAACAACATAACCTCCAGAGTAGTCCATGATGCCCCAGTGGAAGAGGAAGCCACCACCCCAGATACTAAAAGCTCCTACAGTGTATGAAAATGTCAGCCAAAGTGGCACAAACACCATCCAAGCCTTGACACTCATCCGGCCAAGAACAGCTCCTGCAAGTAGCATCACCGTTACCGCTGCAAAGGCAAACTGGAAGAATACCATGGAGGCCATTGGATAGAATGGTTGCACTGCTGCAGTTTCGACACCACCGGTTGAATTATAATGCAGGGTGGCAGGTAGTAATGCCTGTGGTACAAGATAGTCTTGTGCCACCGCCAGTCCCTGCCCTTCCCCAAAACGGAATAAGTTTCCGGCCAAAGGCCATCTTGTAGGCCCAGAGGACCCAGCAGGGCATGACAGCAGCGAAGGCATAAAGAGCCATGAAGGCAGAGTTTAGTGCCCATTTCCTCTTGACAATACCTGCATACAAGAGCACAAGGCCTGGCATGCCTTGCATGCCGACTAATGCAGCGGAGATCATCTGCCATGCGTTGTCGCCCTTGTTTAGCCAGTCCGGCACCACGGTCGATGTGTTGCTGCCTAGGTAGGCCACTGGCACAACGGAGGCCATGGCTGAATGCAAGGTATGCTTCTCTGAGGCCCTGGACAAACGCCTTGTGTGTCTTCATCTATAAACACTATGTTACGTCAAAGTCAATGAGGGAAAAGAACAAGAGATTCATTGAGGGTTTGAATCCTATTCCTGCCTATGAGGAATGAGAATCTTTTGAAGATTCTAAATGAACGTTTCTTTTTCTAGAATTTAGAACCAGAAATAAGGTATTAAAGTAACACCAACAACCAAGTTTGAAGAGTCACTGAGCTGGTATTTATATTCAATGTGATCACACACAGCCACAcacattttccatgaaaaatgatTCGATCTTTTGTAAGACTAGTCAGAGAAGGTTTGGAAGAAATTTGAATGTGAAATGTGGAAAAAATTGTAGCAACGTTGGTGTTCGATTAAGATTTTGCTTGGCCACAGAATTAGATCGTTTTTATTCAACGGTCAGTAGAGTTTCCTTGTAGTACATTCACTGCTTACTGTGTCCCCTTAACTTATCAAACTTAATTAGCCTTGCTTCTATTCGTTGATTCTTCaagaacaataacaaaaatgttattttcttgtaaCCTATCAACCATGAAAGGAGGACCAAAAAATCATTGACTAACATGCAAGCTGTATAttgtaaggaaaaaaaaaagtcatcttTGTACATGAGTGTAAAATTATAATGCATCTAATGATGTTCAAACGTCCTAAGGGAGGACGAGGGTGTGCAGCATTAAAGATCAAGGTCATCTTCATACgtttcattattataattttctaagaaaattcTATGCTGAATAGAAAGTGGAAGGAAGAGGGGGGAGTTAGCTATTGAAATAGTAGACCTTTCTTTATATATTGCTTTCACTCCTACTTTTTTATATGCATGCTTTTCAAATAGGAACTGTTGACATAGTGCTTCTCAGTTAACTTTGAAATGGTATTTGCTTGCAAAAAATAATGCTACAAATTCAGAGCAGTGAAATCTTTGAATATGGTGTAGAAAGACGAAAAGAGCACCTAAGCATAACGTCCCCTAAACTTTAAAGCCAAATGGCAGATAATTGACTATTGAAGGTGGATGAAATTGGTCATTGACTTTGCAAGCTAACTTAGaaaatttgaggaaaaaaaaaagttattggaTATGATAGGACAATGTACAAAACATTATTCTAAGGTTgctgatgaaaataaaaacttttttagAGTAATTCTATTCCAAATTGGACCAGAAAGATTTTAACAGAAGATTACCAACCCAATAGAGTAGTCAATGAACTGATTGGTAATCATTCTGAAGCTTTTCATCAgcaaaatcaaacaaagaaaagcagGGGTGCATCTGAATTAAATTGCCCGATGAATTATCAGAAATGCATACCTTGCACATATCTGATCGAAGACAACTGATGCTATGAGTCCTGCAATGATCACTGCAATAATGCTTTGGGATTGTGTGTTCCGAATCGTCTTCCAGTTATATCTGCAACTCCTGTTGCCAGATTGAATAGGTAACAATGCGGCCAATGCCCACTGCACGCCGGagaaaatttatttgagttaATACTGAGAAATTCCACTGATTTTTCTATCTACTTATTAATCCAtgtttttctaaatatttagAAGAACCAGTGCATGGACCAAGCAAGTTCGTCCCACCTTAATGGTTTTGACCCTGATAGTTAAAGGAAATAAAATTACAGGAAGAAAGCTGGGGATACACAAAAACCATAAGGTAAGATGAACCGATTCACGCTAATTCTTCTTTCAAGCAAATATTTTGACAAACACATACGATCCATGAGTTAGATTCTGCAAGAAGATTTTGGTAGCTAATGTTAGAACAAGAGCATAATGTAGTAGTCATTTCAAGAGCTTCCTAGGCAGTTAGAAATAAACATTATGAAAAATGAGAACTTTTAACAGTAATGCCATGAAACCTGAGAAACATAATTAAGGGTGCAGATTGATAACCAGAGTTTCATTCTTCCATAGTCCAACTAGAAAACCAAGCATTCCTGGAGCTCTCTCTGCAATTATGCCATTCCAGAACTTAATACAATAAAGACAGCCACTTCTCTTATCTCATTCTGTGGATaatgaaaattaagaaatcaaATTGTGAGTTACCTGATAAAAAGACCATAGACATAAATGCACAAGCTTGTCTCATGAATGTATAGTTTCTCAAAGTCCCTTACTAGTTATtgatcaattctttttttttttataataattccTGTTTCCATGATACTTTCTCTATCCAAAACCACCAAAATATCGTCTTTCCTACGATGCATTAATTTCTCAGTCTGCATACTGTTGTTTTTCCCTTTTGATTCCAAGATCACCACTGCTTATAATTCTActtaaacaaacaacaaaatttcatTGCATACATGAATTTGTTTGTAATACAGAAAACTGTATCTTAAACTGATTGTCTACTTTgtcttcttcaacaaaatgaCATATGTTTGTCGTCATTAATTGATCAAATCATCCAATGATTTGTTTCATTCCATAAGTTACTAAATCTAATCTAATTCTTTATTAAAAGTTGGACCTTTTCTTCAAACCAAACAGCTTGATCCTTAGTAAACAAAGATCAGTACAGCATGTGAAGAAAGCACAGTCCAAGGAATGCCCACATTCCATGATTAATTAGTATCCTCATTCCCAAACAACATTATGTCTGAGattacaacaaatatatatttatatattacaaaaggACACGTGTCAAGCATTAATTGGCAAACAAGGTCTATGGGCCCTGATTAAACTAAAGACAAGGTTTGTTTTGAAGCCTTTGGACTCATCCGGCGGTTTGCCGCCCATGAGCACATCACCGGCCCATAAACCTCTCCCGGCCCTCCACGTGGCGCACTCCTATCACTCCCCCCGTTTCCTTCTCCTCTACCACCCCACTAGTATATCcactttataatttatttatttatttattatttttttcataaacaccCCTAAACCATCCAAACctgattttacatatatatatatatatatataagccacTGACGACAAAATGATCTATTGATATAATGATATTTAGATCTTTTAAAACTTTTCACAAgtagtaaaaatttaaattatgagtGATGATATATTTACGCGAGTGGTAGTGATTGTGATACAGATGGTTACTAGTCTACCGTATATACTGCAGACTGACTTTGCTCTATTAAAGACATGCATACCCCTATTTTTTTTAGGGGTTTAATAGTTCAtctagataaatataaatatatatgaaaaaaaaaataaaaaaaaagagcataatttatttgtaataaaaaattttatacgtgcataaattaaaaaaaaaaacagaggaagTGGAGGAGGGAATACCTCAACGTCATGGACGCCGGCGGGATGTCTGGGTTCCTGCCGACGGCGGCGCTGGTGGAGTCTCTCGTGCACACCGCCCGTGAGGTCGCCGCGATGGAGGAGCTCCCTTTCGTC from Dioscorea cayenensis subsp. rotundata cultivar TDr96_F1 chromosome 9, TDr96_F1_v2_PseudoChromosome.rev07_lg8_w22 25.fasta, whole genome shotgun sequence includes these protein-coding regions:
- the LOC120268901 gene encoding LOW QUALITY PROTEIN: ammonium transporter 3 member 1-like (The sequence of the model RefSeq protein was modified relative to this genomic sequence to represent the inferred CDS: deleted 3 bases in 2 codons): MASVVPVAYLGSNTSTVVPDWLNKGDNAWQMISAALVGMQGMPGLVLLYAGIVKRKWALNSAFMALYAFAAVMPCWVLWAYKMAFGRKLIPFWGRAGTAVAQDYLVPQALLPATLHYNSTGGVETAAVQPFYPMASMVFFQFAFAAVTVMLLAGAVLGRMSVKAWMVFVPLWLTFSYTVGAFSIWGGGFLFHWGIMDYSGGYVVHLASGAAGFTAAYWVGPRKKKDREDFQPNNIPLTLAGAGILWMGWTGFNGGDPFSANVDSSIAVLNTHICAATSLLIWTCWDVAIFGKPSLIGAINGMITGLVCITPAAGLVQSWAAIVMGIVSGSVPWYTMMYLNKKSKLLQRIDDTLGILHTHAIAGILGGAMTGLFAHPDLSSMFLPVTNSKGAFYGGPGGVQFLKQLVGACFIVGWNIVATSIILLVIRFFIPLRMSEEELQIGDDAVHGEIAYSTTHTHETEHSSMPNGTSHRDLENQAL
- the LOC120268902 gene encoding BAG family molecular chaperone regulator 4 → MRSSSSKQQGVGPENGSNGAVVWEMRPGGMLVQRREDGAGVAGPLIKVRVLYGTAQHEISVPAQSTFGELKRHLSQVVGLEPEEQRLLFRGKEKDNEERMHMAGVKDMSKLVLLEDPASRERKLDEMKKNERIARACEAVVQIRSEVDKHVEKVSGLQASVYAGKKVEEKEFLVLTELLMVQLLKLDGVEAEGEAKVQRKIEVRRIQSYVEILDALKARNSNPINSSKTVSVSTQWETFDSGFGSLTAPPPMPSSTRMTEDWEQFD